CAGCTGTGGGTCAATCTACCAGCTACCGCGAAAATGAGTGACCCGATATATCAAGAGTTTCCACCAGAATCGACTCCGCTTGAGCGCCGTGAAAACGGGTCGACCATTCGAGTCATCGCAGGGAAAACGAATCAAGGTACGGTTGGACCCGTGGTTAATAATCATACTTATCCAACCTATCTCGATGTTACTCTCCCAGCCCATACCGATTTTGAGCAGACCCTACCAACGGAACACAACGCCTTTGTTTATATGATAGAAGGTGATGTCAGTGTATTGAATGCGGATAGCGATAGTAAAAGTGATGTAGCTGAATATCAGAACAATACATTGGCAGCACAAAAACTTGGGATACTGACTCAGGGTGAGCAGGTTGTGGTACGTAGTGGTGATGATGGGGCGCGTTTCTTATTAATCGCAGGACAACCTTTGCATGAGCCTATCGCTCGCGGTGGTCCTTTTGTGATGAATACTAGAGCTGAGATAGTGCAAGCATTTGACGACTTTCATAGCGGAAAGTTTTAAAGGAATTCCGCCATTAAAAATAACATAAATATAAGTAGGAAATCAATATGGGCTTATTAGTAGACGGACAATGGCAAAATCAGTGGTACGATACCAAATCTACTGGTGGCAGCTTTGAGCGTAAAGAATCCAGTTTTAGAAATTGGGTCACCACAGATGGCAGCGCGGGTTCATCAGGGGTCGGCGGTTTTAAAGCTGAGCCGAATCGCTATCATTTATATGTCTCGCTTGCCTGTCCTTGGGCGCACCGCACCATTATCTATCGCAAACTCAAAGGTCTAGAAGACATGATTAGTATGTCGGTGGTCAATCCTATTATGCGCGATGAAGGTTGGACATTTAATGATGGCGAGGGCGTGATTGCTGATCCCATTTTTAACGCCACCCATTTATATGATATCTATATCGCTGCGCAAGCAGATTATACGGGTCGCGTCACTGTGCCTATTTTATGGGATAAAACAACCAACACTATCGTGAGTAATGAATCCTCTGAAATCATTCGCATGTTTAATAGTGCATTTGACGAGGTTGGCGCATTGGCAGGAGATTTTTCACCGCCAGAATTATTAGCAGAAATCGATGCGCTTAATGACTATATTTATCCAGCCATCAATAACGGCGTGTATCGTGCTGGTTTTGCCACCACCCAAGACGCTTATGATAATGCGGTAATCGAGTTATTTAATGCACTAGATGTATTAGAAGTTAGATTAGATAATCGTCGTTACTTAACGGGCAGCACGATAACAGAAGCGGATTGGCGATTATTTACCACCTTAGTGCGTTTTGATAGCGTTTATGTCGGTCATTTTAAATGTAATTTACATCGCATTGTCGATTACCCAAATCTTTGGGGTTATTTGCGAGATTTATATCAGGTGGCAGGTATTGCTGAAACCGTCAATATTCCCTATACCAAAATGCACTACTACGGGAGTCACGACACGATTAATCCAACCCATATTATACCTATTGGACCTGAGATTGATTTTAATGCGCCGCATGGTCGTGAACTACTAGCAGATTCATGAGGTATTGATAATTTTTCGGTGGATCATATTTCTAAGCGTTTATGTGGTTATAAGAAATTATTCAGTTATAAAAAACCTAGATGTAACTGGCGATGATATTAATTAATAAAGAGATAATCACTAAGTTAAATACAAAGGCAATGATGCTATGAAGAGTAGCAAGCCCTCTACCTGCTTTTGACGTAAACGCAATATCAGCCGTCTGACCGGACGTACCAATGGCAACGGCACAATAAAAGAAGTCTTCAAATTTAGCATCTACCGTCATGGCAGTCGTATCACTGGGATTGTTAACCGCTGCCATAGATTCGGGAAACATAAAAGGCAGCAGTGCGTCTTGACGTTGCTCAGCAAAATATAAATAACCATATTGCAGCGCAAAAATAATTTGTATCATCAGCCAATTAATAAAAATAGTACTCACCGTGAGTACAGGAGTGAAAATGCGCTCCATACCTTGATAGTCTTTGCCAATTTGCGTTTGCCTAACGATTGCTAATAAACAAATCAAACTTGCCATCATAATGAGGGTTAAAATAATGACCTTGCCTTCATGCACTTGGATCAGATGGTCATGAATAGTATTCTTGCGCATCATAACGACGATACTGACGATATAGATTAAAATGGCACTATCCCAGCCGATGATAAAGCTGGTACTAAAGGACACCGCCCATATTATCGCGATAATCGTACCGATAATCGCACCACCTATGAGACTTCCTATCAACCGCCAATGGCTTATAAGCCAATGATGCTGCAAGTAATTATTCAACCTAACTATCATAAGATAGAGTCCTATTAATAAAACCTATTGGTAAGTCACAGCGGAAGTGTATAGCGATTTTATACTGGATGTTAGCACATAATATCTCTGTAACTGCGACCACCCCTACTATTGATGAGTGACATATATCATTAAGGCAGCGGCCATGCACTAGACAACGCTATAGCATAGAAATTCATATAGCGATATGATGCTAAAAAACAGCAGTAAAATAGCAGTGAGTATAAGATATTTAAAATAATAACGAATTGAACCTAAGTGCTGCCTATAATAGTCATCGTGCTGCTTATCATAATGGCAAAGGCTGAATTACTTGTATTGTTTAAAGGAATAATAATGAGTTGGCAAATACCAAAACGAACCTTTATTTATAAAACATTAGCTGTAGGCAAACGGCTTAAGCTACCAATATCAGCCAGTGCGGTAGAGGTTGCTCATACTAAACTATTGGCATTTAAAGGTCAGGCTGAAGCTCAATTCAATCTTGGGCTGATGTATGAAAATGGCGAAGACGTGTTTCAGGATAACGCTAAAGCCGCTACATGGTTTCAAAAAGCTGCCAATCAAGGTCATGCTATAGCCCAGTTTCGGCTGGGGCGTCAGTATGAAAAAGGCGAAGGGGTCATTCAGGATAATACTAAAGCCGCGGCATGGTACCAAAAATCTGCAAGCCAAGGCTATGCCGAAGCACAGTTTAGTCTTGGCTCTATGTATAGTAATGGCAGAGGTGTCGTTCAGGATGAGGCGAAAGGTTCTGAATGGTATCAAAAAGCCGCTGACCAAGGTCATACTGTTGCCCAGTACATTTTGGGCTTAATTTATACCAATAGTGTCTCGCAAGATGATGTCAGAGGTGCTAAATGGCATCAAAAAGCTGCCGATCATCAAGGGCACGCTATTGCTCAGTATTATCTTGAAGTGCTTAGTAATGATGGCATCTCTCTGAATGATGCTACAGCCGTGGAACGCTACCAAAAAGCTGCCAATCAAGGTCATGCGGTTGCTCAGTTTAATCTTGGCGTACTGTATAAAAAAGGCGAAGGCGTGCTTCAGGATAATGCTAAGGCGGCGAAGTGGTTTCAAAAAGCGGCGGAACAAAATAATAGTCATGCTCAATATAATCTTGGCATCATGTACAAGAAAGGTGAAGGCGTACCCCAAGACTATAAAAAGGCTGCTGAATGGTTACAGAAAGCGGCGGATCAAAATAATGACCACGCTCAATTTAACCTTGGCGCCCTCTATGAAAAAGGCGAAGGTGTGCCTGAAGATGACACCCAAGCAGCTGAATGGTTTCTAAGAGCAGCCAATCAAAATAACAGCCATGCTCAGTTCAACCTTGGCATCCTGTACAAAAAAGGTGAAGGCGTGCAACAAGATTATCAGAAAGCCGCCGAGTGGTTCCAAAGAGCTGCCACCCTTAATAATGTCCATGCGCAGTTCAATCTTGGTCTGATGTATGAAAATGGCGAAGGCTTACTTCAGGATAAAGTTAAAGCAGCTGAGTGGTATGCCATCGCTTGCAATAACGGGTCTCGTAGTGGCTGTGAGCATCATGAACGACTCAAGCTGAACATCAACCGTACTATTTAGAACCTTCATCGCGCTTAAAATTTAAAATAACTGGCTTTTACGCTATCAGCGGTTACTATGTGCAGAGTTTTTATATTCTGTTCGAGTGTCTAGACATTATTCATTTATGAGTCGTAAAAAAGGAAACCAGTCATGGTTAATACCAAAATATATCAATCCGTCTATATTTTAGCTGAAGAATTGTTGGAAGCTAATAATAGAGGTAATCAAGAAGCTTTTGATACGCTTTATGCCACCTTGCAGGCGATATGTACGGATAACGAAAATACGGATAAAGATCATCCCGTACAATGGGAAACCCTTGCTGATTTTACCGAGGAATTGGAAGAGGCATTGGTTATCTACGAAAAAGCGCTTGCAAAAGCCATTGCGATAAATTCGAAAGACTTTATGTCGTCGATTGCCTTTTCAATGGCGGTATTGCAAATTGAATTGGGTCAAACGGAAGCGGCTATCACTAATCTACAAAATGCAAAAATCAGCTGTAATAAAATTGAAGATAAAGTATTGAAGAACGAAATACATGACTTATTGGTTAAGCTAACTGCAGAGTAAATTTGCTTAATAATCTATGAGCAGCATAAAAAGTTAAGGCGCTGATTCTGTAGAGTCAGCGCCTATAAAATAGGTATAAATTAAGTAGTTATTTTCGTGTTTATTTTCGTATTATTCAGCAGGTTTATCGCTATCTGTCTGCTCAAACAAGGCTTCAATCGGTTTAGTGTGAATAGTCGACGCATTGAACATTGATTTATTACCGGCATCGCTTTCAGTCCAAAAATTAATATTAAACTGGGCGTCATCACTGAGTTCGACGCGGTGCCAATATTCGGGCGGACTGACGGCAAATTGTCCTGCCTGAATGACGATAGTTTGCTCAGGTACGGTAGCGGCTTCATCAGCAAAGCCGTAAAAGGTGACCGTGCCTTGCATGACGCAAATTTGACCGTATACGCCTGCTGCGGTGTTGTGATGGGTTAATAGGGCTTTGGGTACTTTATCCTTGGTAAAAAAGTGCGTAGAACGTTTTATTTTCCAATGGCTCGGGATGATTGGGTGGCTCATGCTAACTCCTCGATGAATAGGATTCGTTTGATACCCTTTTATTTTAAATTATCATTAATAGTACTTTGTAATGCAATACTTTTTGATTCAATGCCTTTTAACTTAACAATACCATTAACCATTATCGAATGGTACTACGAGGTGGTGTGTAGCTCGACTCAATAATTTTAATATCGACATGACCACTATAAACGTCAACGTTGATTAACGGATTTTCATCGACGATGATTTGTTTTGCATACTGGGGAATGCTACCGGCTGCAATTGATTTTTGCATATTCGCTCTTGCCGCTTTAGAGTGAAAGATACAATCTTTTTCATCTTCGCGATCTTTCTTATTAAAGACATAAAAGTTGGCTCTATCTTGTCTAAGAATGCCCGCAACGGTGCTATTACTATAGTTATTTGCAATGGACACACCATTGGAGTTGTGTTTATCCGCGTAAGAGATACGGGCGCTATAACTACATAAATAATCATCAGCATAAGCAGGAATAGCCACTATAAATAATGTCGCGACGACAAATAGTTGAGTTCTAAAGGTTCGCATATGATGTATTCCCTAACGTTTATAATTGTATTATAGGTTTTAGCACGATAACGTATAGCTACCAAACTATATTTGACAAAAATTAATGTTTGTCAGTTTTTAGGTAAGATTGATGGTCAATTGAAGGCCCAATGAAGTTTTTTGGTGAAGATTCTGTACAGACAATACCAGTGATTAAATGCTAGATTAAGGCATCACTTTGAATCTTAAAAGGAAGATAATCATGTGGGATCAACGCTACAGTGAAGCAGAGTATGTCTTTGGCACAGAACCTAATGACTTTCTAAAAGAGGTGTTTCAGAGAATACCCTCAGGCGGACGCGTGCTGTGTTTAGCGGAAGGCGAAGGCAGAAATGCGGTTTTTTTAGCTGAACAAGGCTATGAAGTGACTGCGATTGATTTATCTGAAGTCGGCTTAAAAAAAGCCCTAAAATTAGCCAGTGATAAGGGCGTTCATATCACTACGCAAGTTGCAGATTTGGCTGAATACGATTTTGGCAATCAGCAATGGGATGGCATTGTGTCTATTTCAGTACATCTGCCTGATACCTTGCGTCAGCAGGTTCATGCACAAATTGAACCGGCGTTAAAACATGGTGGTGTCTTTATCCTTGAAGCCTATACTTATGAGCAAACCAAAATGGCAGGTATCGGTGGACCTGATGCCTCACAAAAAGATAGATTTATGTCACTAGCAAAATTACAAATGGAGCTTGCCGTGCTCCATGAAGTTATCGGTATTGAAAAGCACCGGAGTCTATCAGAAGGCAAGCGTCACAAAGGTCTCAGCGCAGTTGTGCAATTTGTCGGTTATAAAGAATAATTAGTAAAGCGGCACTCTAGGCTAAAAAATCCGAATGTTTGCAGCATGTCCGTATTCCCATAGTTGCATGAATATGTAAGGGCTATTTTATTGAATACTTTGCCCATGGCTCATGCTGTATCGAACTCAGTACGCGTTCGATATTTAGCGCTGACGTTAGCGATATTTTATTTGTTGTATACCTTAACCAACAGCTATAGCGCTACGCTGTACGAGATAGCGCCCTCACGAGTCCACAATTTAGCCATTACATTCGATAATGCAATTCCATTTATTCCAGTGATGATTGTGCCGTACAGTTGGTCGTTGCTATTGTTTGTTGCCAGCTTTTTTATGGTACGTACGATGTTGCAGTTGGTCTTACTGACGCGGCGTTTAATAGTAGCAACGATAATGGCTTGCTTGATTTTTTATTGCTATCCCGCTCGATTCTCATTGCATCGACCAATGCCTGATGATTGGACACAGATTGGTTATCAGTTTTTAATGGTCACCGATAAGCCGTTTAATCAATTACCATCGTTGCACGTCAGCTATGCCCTATTAATAGGATTGTCGCTATGGAATGTCATCGACGCCAATAAGATATGGCTGTTAAGCAGCTATCGACTGTTGCTTGTGAGCGTATGTGGGTTCATTATTGCCTCAACTGTGCTGACTTATCAGCATCATTTACTCGATGTAGTAGGCGGAATAATACTCGCCGGAATCGTGTTTCAGCTCTCACATTTAATCCGCAATACGCAAGTCAGCCAGTATCTTGTATTGGGCATGATGGGGTTTTTATTGATTGCCATTGCAGGATTTTATATCAGTACCATGATAATTATGACCACACTTGCTGAACGGTCGGTGATAGAAAACCTATCGATTGTGATTGCACTCTATTGGTTAGTGAGTTTTATGACTCTAGCGTGGGCACATCAGCAGCCTAATGCTGCGTTGGACAACAATGGGTTTCAAAAGAACAGTAGGGGGGAATTAGCTTTATCTACTTGGATTAAATTCGCGCCTATGCTACTGATTTATAATGGGATATCGCTGATAGGGCAACGCTATTTTAAGGCAAGGCTCAAAACCAAGCTCAAAACGAAACTCAAAAAGAACAACGCGCAAGTCACTGCGCCCATATTATATCCGATCAATCATAGTCTCTTTATCGTTGCCTCACCGCGGCTCGCACAAGCCAATGTAGAGGGTTATCTCACGCATTGGTTATCCAGTTCTGGTTTATTAGCATCAGCTATACCAATTGTACCGTATCAAATTATCGTGGTTGATTTTGCTGTAGAGGTGTCCAGTCATATTAATAAGCTAAAGGTAGCGTCACAATGTTGCAGTAATAACATCAGCAAGGCTAGCAGCAAGGCACGTGCAAAATTTAAGTTTAATGGTCATTGCCATTATTTTTATTTTCCACTATTAGATTTGCGCTCATTAAGTGACGTATCGCCCAAAGACTATATTCACTTGTTTCAGCAACTTGACGCGTTAACCCTATCGAATGATATTCAGCCTACTGCGGTTACTGATAAAAATAACATAGCGGGTAATCCTACGGATATAACGCTCATTAACTTTCATTGCGTGATGGGATTATCACGCAGTGTGGGCGTGCAAGTGCTCTATTTGGTCTATTGTGGCACGCTGACGACGGACAGTTATCGCGCGTGGATTGCGCACTATTATCCGCATGCGCGACTGGCGGAGGGTTATTTGCCTGCGTCTTTGGTACTGGCTATTGCCAATGATAAGCGTAACCCTATACATTGATGGCTTGTATCAATATCGTGAGAGAGCGTGGCGCATGACACTGAACCCAGACCATATCTTTATTATCAGTATCCTGTCGATTAATATACTGGTATGGATAGTGTTATCAATTCCAAAAAATCGCAAAAAACTGCCGTCGATATATCTTATTACCCGCTCATGGTGGTGGATGCTAGCGTTACTGTTTGGGTGTTATTTATTGGCACAAATCACCAATGCGTTCGGAGATTATATTTACTGGTGGGTGCTCGATGGGTTGTTTATCGTCATTGGTCTACAAGGGCTGTATGAGATATTTAGACTATGGCGACTGCCTAGTAAAAACAAACTTCTACAAAAGCTCGCTGCTCAACAATCCAGTCAAATTAACGCTCATAATAGTGCTTCTAGCCTTAACGTTTCTAACCTTAGTTTATTGTCTGTTTCTCACAGGGGAATATTAGATATAGGGTTATTAATGCTGCTAGTTTGCTTGATTATTAGCCTATTGGCGCTGCATCATTTAAGTTTCAATCGTAGTATGGATGGCGTGCTGTTGTTTGTCCTATTTGCCAGTCAATTTAATGACATTAGCCAATATCTATGTGGGCGATTATTGGGTGGTCGCTTATTTCAGCGCAAATTAGCACCACGTGTAAGCCCTAATAAAACCATCGAAGGCGCATTGTTTGGTAGCTTATTATCTGCAAGTTTGGCGACCATATTAGGCATCTTAGTAACGCCCTTTAGTTGGGTCACAAGCTTTGCCTTTGCTATTTTATTGGCAGTCAGCGGTATTATGGGGGATTTATTAGAATCGGCATTTAAGCGCCATCACGGTATTAAAGATACGGGTACGATATTACCCGGACATGGTGGAATACTAGATAGGATTGATAGTTTATTGATAGGCGTGCCGCTTTTTACTGTAATTTATTGGCTGATGTATTAAGGGTTATTTATATTTGCTAAATTGATGTTACTTGTCCAACTTTTGCCGCATGATGATGTTAAGCAGTGGTGAAGGCAGACTGTTTAGAATATGGATTAGATAGCGCATACGTTTTGGAAAAATTGCCAATACGACGTCATGATTTATAGCATGCATGATATGTTTTACCGCCGTCTGTTCAGACATAATAAAGGGTTTGTGACTGGTATCACCATCGTTTAAATCGCGCAATGCTTGCGTATTTACATAGCCTGAAGCAATGCAGGTGACTTGAATATTAAAAGGCGCGAGAGCAAGTCGGTAGGCGCTAGCGGTGGCAATCATGGCACGTTTGCATTTGGCATACAGACTGGTATACGGATAATCTAGTAACCCAGCGATAGAGGACAAACATATCAATGCTGGCTTTTGAGAGGGATATTGGTCGCTATAACGCTGTGATTTGTATTCATTGTCATAATCCTGCTGCTTTAAATTTTCACTTGCCCATGCAAAAATATCATTAAAAGCTTGTAGATTAACGGCTAATGAGTGGGCGCTATCTACTTGATTGAGTGTCGTAACGCGCTCATTAAGATACCAACCCGCACAATATATCAGGCGCTCAAAGGGTTGCGCGTTGAATTGTTCATTAAGTTGTTGGAATAATTTTTGTCGATTGTCAGGTTTGCTAACATCGTTTTGAATGGTCGTTAGCATTGGATAGTACTTATTTAAAGCCTGAATTTTCTCTAAACTGCTACCAACTACAATGACATCCCAGCCAAGCTTTATATGCTCAAGCGCTAACGCTAGCCCAATACCGCTGGTGCCACCGATAATAATGACGCAAGGTTTGTGCGATTTATTATTAACGTATTGGCAGGGCAGCTTTATATTCATATTGATAGCCTTGAGTGTTCAAGAAAGTCACGAGTACGCTCATAGCCATATTGCCATTGCGCCTGCATCTGCTGCACAAAGCCATCGTATTCAGGATGAATCAGCTCTATCAGACCTGCTCTAAAATTCATCCGCTTTTGTACATGTTGTCCGGCTAACGCTTGTCCATTATCGGCAAATGGCAACCAGTGGATTTGGGCGTTATGTTGCAGATGATTTGATTTAAAATTATGTACGGCATTTAAACGACTGTTTGGGTCAAAGCCAAATATGCGCTTGATAGCAGGCGTTGCCAAGTGTTTATCATACGGCGCTTTTGTTTCAGCAAATATGCGTTGTCCTAACTGGCTTGCCAATTCAATGGGTGTCAGGTCAATAACGCCGCCCAGACACCATCCTAAATCTTCTATATATCGTGGTTGTAGATAGTACATATCCGCCATTGATACTCTTACGGCTTGGCTAATATCCCACTTTTCAATCATGTGAATAGACGGTGCAATTCTTTGCGGTGCATAGGCATGAATAGGGCAGTCGAAACTAAACTGGCTTTGAGCGACTATATTGGTGGGTGCGAATAATACCTCTTGTAAAAAGGCAGGCGCGATTGAGGCATGAGCAGGTAATAAGCGACTGGCAATAATCGCAATATCTGGCGCTGTTAAAGCTGTAAATTTATAAGAAGCATTTGTTGTACTATCTTTAAGGCTCATTAAACTTTCAAGCCAATCTGCTTCGTCTATTATGTCAAACATAGCAAAATGTTGAAGTTCGCTAAGCAAGCTGTCATGCGTATCCGTGCGATGAAAGTGATTGAGCCTATGTTCATGTTTTGATAATAACCAGCGTTTTATGGCTTGGGGGAAATAGCCCGTTTTTGATAATAGAGAGTGTCTATTTCCATGATTTGGCACACGCGGTTGGCTAGCACGTACCACGTTAAATAACTCTTGGCTAATAGAGAGTGCTTGAAGCTGTTTAGGCTCGGGCGCTATGTCTACCAATAAGGCGGCTAAACTACCACCGCAACTGGCGATGATTAAATCAGGCTTGAGATTATGCTCACATAATGCCGCGTAGCTGCCGAGATAATAGCCAAAGCGTGCGCCGCCACCAGAGAATAATTGAACACGCGTATAAGGCGCAGTCATCAGGCGGATTTATCGTTGATTGTTTGAGTAAGCGATTGACTACTCAAGTCTTTAATATTCACCATTTCTTGCTTAACGGCTAAAGACACCGTGAAAATGCCAAAGCGGTCGATACGCATATCGAGCTTAGTAAAACCCGCTTGGGTGACCAATTGATCCATTTCCGCTTGCGAGCGGCAACGCATCACCCAATTGCTACCACGATGATTATTCAGAGTTTTACTAATAAATTCTTGTTCAGGGTGCCAAGGTTGATTGGTGTAAAGCAGATAACCGCCTGCTGCTAAGCTGCTATGAATGCCAGTGAGTGCGGTACTTACCAAGGTATTGTCTGAGAATAATTCGAAAATTCCTGAGGCAATGGCGATATCGAAAAGGTTGTTTGTGTTATCAGCAGCGGTATCAGCAATAATAGACGTATAACTTGTTAGGTCAAAAGCATCTTTTTCCAACGCCATCACACGCTCACTAACGCCGAGCTCATTAGCTCTATCAGTGAGTACTTGCACATTATGACGGTCATAATCTCTCAGCTCAGCGTGTAAAGAGTCAAACTCAGCTAATAAATCAAACACGTAATAGCCATTACCACTGGCAATGTCTAACACTCGCAGCGATTGTGTAGAGTAGTTATTATAGTGGTCATCAGCGTGTGAACGCTTGGCAATGGCAATACGGGCAAGCTCAAGTAAGTGCTCGCGGCGAATACGAATACCTTGCCAACCGATATTGCTTAGATAGAACTTATCGACGACTTTGCCAAAGTAATTTTTACCATTTGGGGTATTGACATATACTTTATCCAGTGAGCTGCCAGAGTCAAAACCATGCTCAAGTCCGGTGGCAATAGCGTCGCTCACGTGCCCAAATTTTTGCATGGCAAAGCGTGTGAAGGCAAAGTTTGGGTTAAAGGGCTTGATAGCAAGACGGTCAACTTTGTCTTTACTGGCGCTACTCTGGTGTGCGTTGGTCAAATCAACCGTTTTAACAGGTTGGACAAATAAGCTATCGGCAAACCCAATACAGTCGGCAAAAATGTCCGCTTTATTGGTTTCATGAAAAATGGCATGAAAGCTGTCGGGATACAATTGCCAGCGTTTAATGGGTGCACTGAGTTGGTCGTAAAAATCACGCTCCGCTTGTTTGTCTACTACATAATCTTTGCCCGCACAAAGTATAAAGGTCGGTACAGTTATGGCACTGGCATCGTCTAATAAACGCTGACCTGTGGCGTGAGTATCGATGAGTAAATCGCTAGATATAGAGCCTGAGATGAGCGGGTCAGCATTGTAGGCGGCTTGCGCTGCTTTATCATGGGTTAATACTTGCGCTTTAACATAGCTTGAGACTCGTGACATCAGTCCAAATTTACGCGCAATTTTTAGGACAGGAATGGCAAGTGGCAGGTAAAGACGAATGCTAATGGCTGGCGTGCCCAGTATCATGCCGCGAATAGTCGGCGCATAATCATGAACCCATGCTGCGGCTAGCGTCGCACCGATACTACTCGCGATAATCATGGTGTTTTCTATAGCAATCCCTGTTTGCGCTATTACCAAATTAACAAAATCATTCAAATCGCGCTCAAGTTCAGTGACGCTATCGGCATGGTCTTTAATGCCACCAGAACGTCCATTGCCCCGCGCATCCCATGCGAATACCTGATAGCCAGCTTGTGCAAAACACTCCCCAAGCTCATTTAAACGCCCAGAATGCTCATGCCCGCGATGTAAGAGAATGACTTGCTTTTGCGGGTCATCAATCGCCTGAGCTGACCGTTTGGCAACCTCTGCTAACGGCATCGTTAACCAATAGCGATAATAAATCGCGGTGCCATCATAAGCATTAAAACAGCTTTGCTGAGCAATAATAGGACTAGCGGCTGTATTAATATTAAGGTCGTTGTTCATAATGGCGTTTCCTTGAATAGGCTGTTGCATATACGACGCTGATAAAGGTTTTGATTGCTTATTTAAAACTCTGAGCATCGGCGCGGGATACATACTGTCAAAATAATAATGAGCAATAAAACTAAGTCGATTAAAGCAGGTCTTGATTAATAACCACTCGTTTAGCCAAAATAACAGCCGAATATAGTGAATGGCTCGATGAGCATAGTGATGATTGCCTAATGCCACGAGCGCACCAATAAGACCAAGCTCTAATGCTCTATCGCTTTTACCCAGTGGTCCATGATTGGCGCGTTGACTCGTTGATACATTAGAGAAAATAGCAATCAACTCGGTTAGTGTGCTTAAGCCATTAATCAAGCGGAGATGT
This genomic window from Psychrobacter urativorans contains:
- a CDS encoding SEL1-like repeat protein — its product is MSWQIPKRTFIYKTLAVGKRLKLPISASAVEVAHTKLLAFKGQAEAQFNLGLMYENGEDVFQDNAKAATWFQKAANQGHAIAQFRLGRQYEKGEGVIQDNTKAAAWYQKSASQGYAEAQFSLGSMYSNGRGVVQDEAKGSEWYQKAADQGHTVAQYILGLIYTNSVSQDDVRGAKWHQKAADHQGHAIAQYYLEVLSNDGISLNDATAVERYQKAANQGHAVAQFNLGVLYKKGEGVLQDNAKAAKWFQKAAEQNNSHAQYNLGIMYKKGEGVPQDYKKAAEWLQKAADQNNDHAQFNLGALYEKGEGVPEDDTQAAEWFLRAANQNNSHAQFNLGILYKKGEGVQQDYQKAAEWFQRAATLNNVHAQFNLGLMYENGEGLLQDKVKAAEWYAIACNNGSRSGCEHHERLKLNINRTI
- a CDS encoding class I SAM-dependent methyltransferase, whose amino-acid sequence is MWDQRYSEAEYVFGTEPNDFLKEVFQRIPSGGRVLCLAEGEGRNAVFLAEQGYEVTAIDLSEVGLKKALKLASDKGVHITTQVADLAEYDFGNQQWDGIVSISVHLPDTLRQQVHAQIEPALKHGGVFILEAYTYEQTKMAGIGGPDASQKDRFMSLAKLQMELAVLHEVIGIEKHRSLSEGKRHKGLSAVVQFVGYKE
- a CDS encoding glutathione S-transferase family protein, which encodes MGLLVDGQWQNQWYDTKSTGGSFERKESSFRNWVTTDGSAGSSGVGGFKAEPNRYHLYVSLACPWAHRTIIYRKLKGLEDMISMSVVNPIMRDEGWTFNDGEGVIADPIFNATHLYDIYIAAQADYTGRVTVPILWDKTTNTIVSNESSEIIRMFNSAFDEVGALAGDFSPPELLAEIDALNDYIYPAINNGVYRAGFATTQDAYDNAVIELFNALDVLEVRLDNRRYLTGSTITEADWRLFTTLVRFDSVYVGHFKCNLHRIVDYPNLWGYLRDLYQVAGIAETVNIPYTKMHYYGSHDTINPTHIIPIGPEIDFNAPHGRELLADS
- a CDS encoding DUF1345 domain-containing protein, with the protein product MIVRLNNYLQHHWLISHWRLIGSLIGGAIIGTIIAIIWAVSFSTSFIIGWDSAILIYIVSIVVMMRKNTIHDHLIQVHEGKVIILTLIMMASLICLLAIVRQTQIGKDYQGMERIFTPVLTVSTIFINWLMIQIIFALQYGYLYFAEQRQDALLPFMFPESMAAVNNPSDTTAMTVDAKFEDFFYCAVAIGTSGQTADIAFTSKAGRGLATLHSIIAFVFNLVIISLLINIIASYI
- a CDS encoding DUF1971 domain-containing protein is translated as MSHPIIPSHWKIKRSTHFFTKDKVPKALLTHHNTAAGVYGQICVMQGTVTFYGFADEAATVPEQTIVIQAGQFAVSPPEYWHRVELSDDAQFNINFWTESDAGNKSMFNASTIHTKPIEALFEQTDSDKPAE
- a CDS encoding phosphatase PAP2 family protein; this encodes MNTLPMAHAVSNSVRVRYLALTLAIFYLLYTLTNSYSATLYEIAPSRVHNLAITFDNAIPFIPVMIVPYSWSLLLFVASFFMVRTMLQLVLLTRRLIVATIMACLIFYCYPARFSLHRPMPDDWTQIGYQFLMVTDKPFNQLPSLHVSYALLIGLSLWNVIDANKIWLLSSYRLLLVSVCGFIIASTVLTYQHHLLDVVGGIILAGIVFQLSHLIRNTQVSQYLVLGMMGFLLIAIAGFYISTMIIMTTLAERSVIENLSIVIALYWLVSFMTLAWAHQQPNAALDNNGFQKNSRGELALSTWIKFAPMLLIYNGISLIGQRYFKARLKTKLKTKLKKNNAQVTAPILYPINHSLFIVASPRLAQANVEGYLTHWLSSSGLLASAIPIVPYQIIVVDFAVEVSSHINKLKVASQCCSNNISKASSKARAKFKFNGHCHYFYFPLLDLRSLSDVSPKDYIHLFQQLDALTLSNDIQPTAVTDKNNIAGNPTDITLINFHCVMGLSRSVGVQVLYLVYCGTLTTDSYRAWIAHYYPHARLAEGYLPASLVLAIANDKRNPIH
- a CDS encoding pirin family protein — its product is MDMTIENNKHESVLNRTLHQQFSGIQTADGDGVKITRIIGSPHLNMLDPFLLLDCFESDDANDYMGGFPTHPHRGFETVTYLLNGRMRHKDNAGHEGVIESGGVQWMTAARGILHSEMPEQEEGLLKGFQLWVNLPATAKMSDPIYQEFPPESTPLERRENGSTIRVIAGKTNQGTVGPVVNNHTYPTYLDVTLPAHTDFEQTLPTEHNAFVYMIEGDVSVLNADSDSKSDVAEYQNNTLAAQKLGILTQGEQVVVRSGDDGARFLLIAGQPLHEPIARGGPFVMNTRAEIVQAFDDFHSGKF